From Pyrenophora tritici-repentis strain M4 chromosome 1, whole genome shotgun sequence, the proteins below share one genomic window:
- a CDS encoding PRP3 multi-domain protein: MTMAEKRPYPEGQGPNGDAKRPKASDAVEAAKAKAKAKAAEIAARFAKPTAPATPTLPPAGASSSVQDRMAAMKAKIEAMKANSAGAAKAPTPDSTGPRFATTLGNRRSETPIVDTKPKDATLKQKQNDEEIENPYFDPKTAALAKKRGPRVLAFNEHGKYLDQASKLRAQRRLEQIKKTLAIQARRAGLDENSERGFLVQAPPEIEWWDEGILAEPNYNCMDDPSKVKIETDDSIITLYVQHPPLLKAPQDQRLVQVKPMYLTTKEQQKLRRMRRAADLKEHQAKIRLGLEPPPPPKVKRGNMMRVMGEQAIADPTAVEMLVEGQIQQRHDDHVNANEERKLTKEEKQAKLAANQEKDAQKGLYMCVFKINTLAYGKHRFQIDNNAKEHALTGITLFNPTLNLVLVEGGAYAINKYKKLMLHRIKWHENGPPTESQAEKQASDPQWLRPVTDTGDVKDHSSNKCILIFEGEIKERSFRKWGSRVCETAGEARETLGRAKLDSLWALAKSKEYE; the protein is encoded by the coding sequence ATGACCATGGCGGAGAAGCGTCCTTATCCAGAGGGGCAGGGCCCAAACGGGGATGCCAAGCGCCCGAAGGCATCAGATGCCGTTGAAGCAGCAAAGGCCAAAGCAAAGGCAAAGGCCGCTGAGATCGCAGCTCGTTTCGCGAAACCGACAGCCCCTGCGACGCCCACTCTGCCGCCAGCTGGCGCGAGCAGCTCTGTCCAAGACCGGATGGCGGCTATGAAGGCTAAGATTGAGGCCATGAAGGCGAACTCGGCAGGCGCCGCCAAAGCTCCAACTCCTGATTCCACCGGCCCACGCTTCGCGACAACGCTGGGTAATCGCCGTTCCGAGACGCCTATAGTCGATACGAAGCCCAAAGACGCCACACTCAAGCAGAAGCAAAACGACGAGGAGATTGAGAATCCCTACTTCGACCCAAAGACCGCCGCTCTTGCTAAGAAGAGAGGACCCCGCGTTCTGGCCTTTAACGAGCACGGAAAATACCTCGACCAGGCCTCCAAGTTGCGCGCCCAACGCCGACTAGAACAAATCAAGAAGACGCTTGCCATCCAGGCCCGCCGTGCCGGTCTCGATGAGAACAGCGAACGTGGTTTCTTAGTACAGGCACCTCCGGAGATTGAGTGGTGGGATGAGGGAATACTGGCTGAGCCCAACTACAATTGCATGGATGACCCCTCCAAGGTCAAGATCGAGACTGACGATTCCATCATCACTCTCTACGTCCAGCATCCGCCTCTGCTCAAAGCACCTCAAGACCAGCGCCTAGTCCAAGTCAAGCCCATGTACCTCACTACCAAGGAACAGCAGAAGTTGCGAAGGATGCGCCGCGCGGCCGACCTCAAGGAGCACCAAGCCAAGATCCGTCTCGGTCTCGAGCCACCTCCGCCACCCAAGGTCAAGCGCGGAAACATGATGCGTGTCATGGGTGAACAAGCCATCGCAGATCCTACCGCCGTGGAGATGCTTGTCGAGGGACAGATCCAGCAGCGTCATGATGACCATGTCAATGCGAACGAGGAACGGAAGTTGACTAAAGAAGAGAAACAAGCCAAACTTGCTGCCAATCAGGAGAAAGACGCACAGAAGGGTCTCTACATGTGTGTGTTCAAAATCAACACACTTGCTTACGGCAAACATCGCTTCCAGATTGACAACAACGCAAAGGAGCATGCTCTTACCGGTATCACACTCTTTAATCCAACACTCAATCTAGTTTTGGTGGAGGGAGGTGCATACGCAATCAACAAATACAAGAAGCTCATGCTCCACCGGATCAAGTGGCATGAGAATGGCCCGCCTACTGAGAGTCAGGCCGAGAAGCAAGCTTCAGACCCTCAATGGCTGAGGCCAGTCACTGACACTGGAGATGTGAAAGACCATTCATCCAACAAGTGTATCCTCATCTTCGAGGGCGAAATCAAAGAACGCTCTTTCCGAAAGTGGGGTTCGAGAGTTTGCGAGACTGCTGGCGAAGCCCGCGAGACTCTTGGCCGAGCCAAGCTTGACAGCTTATGGGCGCTTGCAAAGAGCAAGGAGTATGAGTAG
- a CDS encoding Mo25 domain containing protein, producing MKIRLQGTPGTVDASSAHPVHSADAPQDTEVNPEAVFQLLTNILNEDLLYALAINIHKLPFESRKDAQVIFSTAFRYKAAGQATPQVLEHVVAFRPDIIIALCRGYDRRESAMPCGGILREALKFDAIAALLLYDEPMEDGQTLDLGSVNPDLPASGNGVFWKFFGWIDKGAFEVSADAFNTFREILTRHKPLVATFLQTNFDAFFTKYNTMLVQSESYVTKRQSIKLLGEILLDRANYNVMTAYVDSGENLKIIMKLLRDDRKMINYEGFHVFKVFVANPNKSVAVQRILISNRERLLRFLPAFLDDRTEDEQFIDEKAFLIRQIELLPTAPVAPQKAVSM from the exons ATGAAGATTAGGCTTCAGGGCACACCCGGTACTGTTGACGCTTCTTCAGCGCACCCTGTTCACAGCGCTGATGCCCCCCAAGACACAGAAGTGAATCCCGAGGCTGTGTTCCAACTTCTGACCAACATATTGAACGAAGACCTACTCTACGCCCTGGCCATCAACATCCACAAGCTGCCGTTCGAATCGCGAAAGGACGCCCAAGTAATCTTCTCGACGGCTTTCCGGTACAAGGCCGCCGGGCAGGCAACCCCCCAGGTCCTGGAGCATGTCGTCGCGTTCCGGCCAGACATAATCATTGCGCTATGCAGAGGCTACGACCGGCGGGAGAGTGCCATGCCATGTGGCGGCATCCTGCGCGAGGCGCTCAAGTTTGATGCAATCGCCGCGCTGCTTCTCTACGACGAGCCCATGGAGGATGGCCAGACTCTGGACCTAGGCAGCGTGAATCCGGACCTACCTGCGTCGGGAAACGGCGTGTTCTGGAAATTCTTTGGATGGATAGACAAGGGCGCCTTTGAGGTTAGCGCAGATGCGTTCAACACGTTCAGA GAGATTCTGACAAGGCACAAGCCACTCGTGGCCACGTTCCTACAAACCAACTTCGATGCTTTTTTTACAAAGTACAACACGATGTTGGTGCAGTCAGAAAGCTATGTGACTAAGCGACAGTCTATTAAGCTCCTGGGAGAAATACTACTCGATCGGGCCAACTACAACGTCATGACGGCTTATGTGGACTCTGGCGAAAACCTCAAGATTATCATGAAACTACTTCGAGATGATAGGAAGATGATCAACTACGAAGGCTTTCACGTCTTCAAG GTCTTTGTCGCCAACCCGAATAAATCAGTCGCAGTGCAACGTATTCTGATTAGTAATCGCGAAAGACTGCTTCGCTTCCTGCCTGCGTTTCTCGACGACCGAACAGAAGACGAGCAGTTTATAGACGAAAAGGCCTTTTTGATTCGGCAGATTGAGTTGCTGCCGACAGCACCTGTGGCGCCGCAAAAAGCGGTATCGATGTAG
- a CDS encoding SPS1, Serine-threonine protein kinase, producing MTDARIEATKAEAAIYGEAQSLGDYERLCNEKTWSFPRPSLEFPTSEVREYADEDYVPTPAGKPIGKYHNAVYHREGLFSVVYKAPALGHDGYFPAESPAKSKLVALKITTPSVMEPPHDSKREAKILSLAASDRIIPLLDTFREDGSHFVLVFPFLRYDFSDLLRDKKLSKAQIKTCLKDLFTGLAYIHSKGIIHRDIKPSNILLKSLEGPAYLSDFGIAWASETTGSEPADSKITDVGTTCYRPPELLFGNQKYGCSLDMWAAGCTAAEALNPEHETLFDSGELGSDLALIQSVFKKLGTPNLDVWPEAAGFRDWGKVQFHEYPPQDWAVLLPKLSEVERDLVGSLVKYESGARMSAARVLEHAYFAQ from the exons ATGACCGATGCTCGAATTGAGGCTACTAAAGCTGAGGCAGCCATTTACGGCGAAGCCCAATCTCTG GGAGATTACGAGAGACTTTGCAATGAGAAGACATGGAGCTTTCCCAGGCCTTCACTCGAATTCCCCACGTCAGAGGTCAGAGAATACGCC GATGAGGACTATGTTCCCACGCCAGCAGGAAAGCCCATTGGGAAATACCACAATGCCGTCTACCACCGCGAGGGCCTCTTCTCTGTCGTCTACAAAGCACCTGCGCTAGGTCATGATGGCTACTTTCCCGCAGAGTCCCCGGCAAAGAGTAAGCTGGTTGCTCTGAAGATCACCACACCGTCGGTAATGGAGCCGCCACACGACTCCAAGCGGGAAGCCAAGATTCTCAGCCTCGCAGCGTCAGACCGTATAATTCCTCTTCTGGACACTTTCCGAGAAGACGGGAGTCACTTTGTCTTGGTGTTTCCTTTCCTGCGCTACGACTTTAGTGATTTGTTACGGGACAAGAAATTGTCAAAGGCTCAGATCAAGACGTGCTTGAAAGACCTGTTCACTGGCCTGGCCTACATTCACAGTAAAGGAATCATCCATCGGGATATCAAGCCTTCCAACATTCTTCTCAAGTCGCTAGAGGGACCCGCATATCTCTCGGATTTCGGCATTGCATGGGCATCGGAGACGACTGGCTCAGAACCAGCAGACTCGAAGATTACCGATGTTGGTACTACCTGCTACAGGCCACCCGAGCTGCTGTTTGGTAATCAGAAATACGGCTGCAGTTTAGACATGTGGGCTGCCGGGTGCACAGCTGCTGAAGCACTGAACCCCGAACACGAGACGCTGTTTGATTCTGGTGAACTTGGAAGTGATTTGGCCTTGATACAAAGTGTGTTCAAGAAACTTGGCACGCCGAACCTAGATGTTTGGCCG GAAGCAGCAGGATTCCGCGATTGGGGAAAGGTGCAGTTCCACGAGTATCCGCCACAGGACTGGGCCGTGTTGCTGCCAAAGTTGTCTGAAGTAGAGCGCGATCTCGTTGGCAGCTTGGTCAAGTACGAAAGCGGTGCGAGAATGAGTGCAGCCAGG GTTCTCGAGCACGCCTACTTCGCTCAATAA
- a CDS encoding RhaT, Permease drug-metabolite transporter (DMT) superfamily, translating to MTEEHPAARRRSTSLAGATLPTKNDLKKKHRKRPSDHIAEEGEDGSSEDTDHSDSDSRSDSDDLELDDMSADGLEDDEETGLTKRDRRRRRRRKRRNTLLDQRIVPDDSYTKEEKKLADQNLIRSMLVNSVLISLWYLFSISISVYNKWMFKEAKDDGEAKNIFPFPLFTTCLHMIVQFTLASLVLFLIPSLRPRHDSLNPHAPGARAEPIDPKKPLMTKWFYFSRLGPCGAATGMDIGLGNTSLKFISLTFFTMCKSSALGFVLIFAFLFRLEQPSWRLVFIILIMTAGVVMMVAGETAFHTLGFILVMVSACSSGFRWSLTQILLLRNPATANPFSSIFFLAPVMFISIFILAIPVEGFSALLEGLSQLFESKGTGLGIGILLFPGVLAFLMTASEFALLKRTSVVTLSICGIFKEVVTIGTANLVFEDPLTPINLTGLVVTIGSIAAYNYMKIKKMREEARMNAHLQNQEEYAPVRTVDPLERDRRGSIVVRPGQGIVRHSLQLAPGLAGASVIESPARTSPLKRPEDHE from the exons ATGACGGAGGAGCACCCGGCTGCTCGACGAAGATCCACCTCCCTCGCTGGCGCCACTCTACCCACCAAAAACGACCTGAAGAAGAAGCACCGGAAACGTCCTTCGGATCATATTGCCGAAGAGGGCGAAGACGGCTCCTCAGAGGACACTGACCATTCCGATTCCGACTCGCGCAGCGACAGCGACGACCTTGAACTTGACGACATGAGTGCCGACGGCCTcgaggatgacgaggagACGGGCCTCACCAAGCGAGACCGAAGAAGACGGAGACGGAGAAAGAGGAGGAACACCTTATTGGACCAGCGGATCGTGCCCGATGACAGCTACACaaaggaggagaagaaacTGGCCGACCAGAACCTCATCAGGTCGATGCTGGTCAACTCGGTGCTGATTAGTTTGTG GTATCTCTTCTCCATCTCAATTTCAGTCTACAACAAATGGATGTTCAAGGAGGCCAAGGATGACGGCGAGGCCAAAAACATCTTCCCCTTTCCGCTCTTCACAACATGTCTACACATGATCGTTCAGTTTACGCTCGCATCGCTGGTCCTATTCCTCATACCCTCCTTGCGACCGCGACACGACTCCCTCAACCCACACGCCCCTGGCGCACGTGCAGAGCCGATAGACCCCAAAAAGCCACTTATGACCAAGTGGTTCTACTTTAGCAGACTCGGGCCGTGTGGTGCAGCCACGGGTATGGATATCGGCCTGGGCAACACGAGTCTAAAGTTCATCTCGTTGACATTTTTCA CAATGTGCAAATCGTCTGCCCTCGGCTTCGTGCTCATATTCGCATTCCTCTTCCGTCTCGAGCAACCCTCATGGAGGctcgtcttcatcatccTCATAATGACGGCCGGTGTCGTCATGATGGTCGCCGGCGAGACGGCCTTTCACACGCTCGGCTTTATTCTTGTCATGGTCTCGGCATGCTCATCCGGCTTCCGATGGTCCCTGACCCAAATTCTGCTCCTCCGTAACCCTGCAACCGCAAACCCGTTTTCctccatcttcttcctcgctCCTGTCATGTTTATCAGCATATTCATTCTCGCGATACCCGTGGAAGGCTTCTCCGCGCTTTTGGAAGGCCTTTCACAACTTTTCGAATCAAAGGGCACTGGTCTCGGCATTGGCATTCTCTTGTTCCCAGGCGTCCTAGCCTTCCTTATGACGGCATCCGAGTTCGCTCTGTTGAAGCGGACGTCGGTCGTCACCCTTAGCATCTGCGGCATTTTCAAGGAGGTGGTTACCATTGGAACCGCGAACCTCGTTTTCGAAGATCCGCTTACGCCCATCAACCTGACTGGGCTCGTCGTCACGATTGGAAGTATCGCGGCATACAATTACATGAAGATTAAGAAGATGAGGGAGGAGGCACGGATGAATGCGCATCTCCAGAATCAGGAAGAGTATGCACCCGTCCGTACCGTGGATCCGTTGGAACGCGATAGGAGAGGCAGCATTGTAGTACGACCAGGACAAGGCATCGTACGGCATAGTCTCCAACTCGCACCTGGACTAGCTGGAGCTTCGGTCATCGAAAGTCCGGCTCGAACGAGTCCGTTGAAGAGACCAGAAGACCATGAATAG
- a CDS encoding FK506-binding protein 2 precursor — translation MRPLTTLLALPLALLPSLAFAADVDIQVTKAVECTRKSKNGDLLSMHYKGTLLDGSKFDSSYDRGSPFKFKLGAGQVIAGWDKGLLDMCIGEGRKLIIPPELAYGDTARGTKIPAGSTLVFETELLGIAGVKAEPAKPVVSTPTAQATPTPSVTDDNVNAANEEAAPDNVDRPSPTSSSPAAQQETQATKAEPDHTGSAVTQGSPLDGEDGKGECNLLGDFALFVQGALGLLAVSSLAVKRLRESPRRPMKIWFFDVSKQVFGSVLLHLANVLMSMLSSGKFDVATTSSTSPQYTVTDEQGKQPNPCSFYLLNLAIDTTLGIPILVLLLKILHAAFAHTPLANPPESIRSGNYGVPPRATWWLKQSVIYFLGLIGMKLCVLAIFALLPWIAWVGDWALRWTEGNTALQITFVMFIFPLVMNGLQYWIIDNFIKDPEHGSGEGEGRYGVVGEDDSEDEDNEDWLERQRRRREAGIDDDESDVDIEASEVAPLKEANPSILPKRSSVKSQRGAEYDPAVDGVGSKTRTE, via the exons ATGCGGCCCCTCACTACGCTGCTGGCGCTCCCGCTGGCGCTGCTCCCTTCGTTGGCCTTTGCAGCAGACGTCGACATCCAGGTCACCAAAGCTGTCGAGTGCACGCGCAAGTCGAAAAATGGCGATTTGCTGTCGATGCACTACAAGGGCACGCTGCTGGATGGAAGCAAGTTTGACTCTAGCTATGATCGCGGCTCACCGTTCAAGTTTAAACTTGGCGCCGGCCAGGTCATCGCTGGATGGGATAAGGGTCTATTGGACATGTGCATTGGAGAGGGCAGGAAGCTGATTATACCACCGGAATTGGCGTATGGAGACACAGCTAGGGGAACTAAAATACCTGCTGGGTCGACACTGG TATTCGAGACGGAGCTTTTGGGCATCGCCGGTGTCAAGGCAGAACCTGCGAAACCCGTGGTATCTACACCGACTGCGCAGGCGACTCCAACCCCGTCGGTTACAGACGATAACGTGAATGCCGCCAACGAGGAAGCCGCGCCTGATAACGTAGATAGACCTAGCCCTACATCGTCCTCGCCAGCTGCTCAGCAAGAGACCCAAGCTACCAAGGCTGAGCCTGACCATACTGGCTCAGCGGTCACTCAGGGAAGCCCTTTGGACGGCGAGGACGGCAAAGGCGAGTGCAACTTGCTTGGAGACTTTGCGCTCTTCGTACAGGGTGCGCTTGGGCTCCTTGCCGTCTCATCTCTCGCGGTCAAGCGACTACGAGAGTCACCTCGCCGCCCGATGAAGATCTGGTTCTTCGATGTATCCAAGCAGGTCTTTGGCTCCGTGCTCTTGCATCTCGCAAACGTGCTCATGTCCATGCTGTCTTCTGGTAAATTCGACGTAGCAACTACTTCGAGCACGTCTCCACAGTACACCGTAACAGACGAGCAAGGCAAGCAGCCAAACCCCTGCTCCTTCTATCTGCTGAACCTGGCTATCGAT ACCACTCTCGGCATCCCCATCCTCGTCCTGCTCCTTAAAATCCTCCACGCGGCCTTCGCCCACACGCCCCTCGCTAACCCCCCCGAATCAATTCGTTCAGGAAACTACGGTGTCCCGCCCCGCGCAACCTGGTGGCTCAAACAATCAGTCATCTACTTCCTTGGCCTCATTGGCATGAAACTCTGCGTTTTGGCCATCTTCGCCCTCTTGCCCTGGATCGCGTGGGTCGGCGACTGGGCACTCCGCTGGACAGAGGGTAACACTGCGTTGCAAATCACTTTCGTCATGTTCATCTTCCCGCTCGTCATGAATGGTTTGCAGTACTGGATCATCGACAACTTCATCAAGGATCCTGAGCATGGGTCTGGTGAGGGTGAAGGACGGTACGGTGTTGTTGGCGAAGACGACAGTGAGGACGAGGACAATGAGGACTGGTTGGAGAGACAGCGTAGGAGGAGGGAGGCGGGTATTGATGACGATGAGAGTGATGTTGATATTGAGGCTTCCGAGGTGGCCCCGCTTAAGGAGGCTAATCCTTCAATCTTGCCCAAGAGGAGTAGTGTTAAGAGTCAGAGGGGCGCAGAGTATGATCCGGCTGTTGATGGGGTCGGGAGTAAGACGCGGACGGAGTAG
- a CDS encoding fes-CIP4 proteiny domain-containing protein — MELQRKEYPAMLTSLSPGQAVTVLDSRMRHVGQLNNHIADWLQERRRVEEQYVAGLRKLANKHPPDESSDLGIFTTPWQKIVSATEAVAHSHAHLASRIEADVERPLRDFAVNNREIQAMGNIQGNLTAIAKDIDNAQKKQAKLRDKGSKAKASAVADAVQDIEKAELQWDSQAPYVFEQLQAIDETRLNHLRDVLTQLQTLEVDQVERSRATTEDALNAMLNIETADEIQTWSLRMRSGEAPPPSRKLSSTGTTPSRGLAPPPIPGPGSPTAPDDNGSLKSANVPEKHSSNPLKRLGTVLGRRKSAHPYGRTASPERTSSSNLGSAFGGFGKGKSKDRENQTSSLSSTAERPTSPLRRLSQRPSISQRSDSPSLTRQPSTDGGPNGTIPESSTETETPNPVNGTAPVQESIPELKESLSPPPIVETQPEPEKDAEGFSVPPSAIDAITEAEREAGYANSEGGSQPQFKLDIRNAPIQEEDGDADAATANLVNTLRAQAAQPKRSSTLRGRRDVRNTIFVPNPAMPDLQSIGEVPPLPTDESGLASGPGSATFPTPVPALPQQPVSPAYKPPHRSLLSEDHATSDTQSIRSGRSLSSSASTTVKHPDLHEPGLNASLVETVSAWFEQGNVTKAMVIGQVALAYNPIDISAPFGTESIRLENFSVLEKVAPNPAFIEQSADSPGTYTVDLSKIMKTSVAFHYQLHIEDSNIGSLPPIILAPAWKSEPTQTSAILHYSLNPRFELGGATSITIRNLVLVIRLEPGSKALSCQSKPTGTFSRDKGLIYWRLGDVTLFKDSAPQTLRARFVTDGQANPGNTEARWEISDEQSLSLGSGLGVSMSTSLTAKKDEVEDDPFADIDETAPPTPTIGWKPVAAVKKISSGTYLGV, encoded by the exons ATGGAGCTCCAACGCAAAGAATACCCGGCAATGCTG ACGTCGCTCTCTCCCGGCCAGGCCGTGACAGTGCTCGACAGTCGCATGCGACATGTCGGCCAGCTAAACAACCACATTGCCGACTGGTTGCAG GAACGCCGTCGCGTAGAAGAACAATATGTCGCCGGTCTACGAAAGCTCGCAAACAAACACCCACCGGACGAATCCTCCGATCTCGG CATATTCACCACGCCGTGGCAGAAGATCGTCAGCGCAACCGAGGCCGTCGCCCACTCGCATGCGCACCTCGCATCCCGGATAGAAGCCGACGTCGAACGCCCGCTGCGCGACTTCGCCGTGAACAACCGCGAAATACAGGCCATGGGAAACATTCAAGGAAACCTTACGGCAATTGCAAAGGACATAGACAATGCGCAGAAGAAGCAAGCCAAACTTCGGGATAAGGGATCGAAGGCCAAAGCGTCTGCCGTAGCCGATGCCGTTCAGGACATAGAAAAGGCCGAGCTTCAATGGGACTCGCAAGCACCCTACGTATTTGAACAACTCCAAGCCATTGACGAGACCCGGCTCAACCACCTCCGCGACGTACTCACTCAATTACAAACACTCGAAGTAGACCAGGTAGAGCGCAGTCGGGCCACGACCGAGGACGCGCTGAACGCTATGCTCAACATCGAAACCGCCGACGAGATACAGACGTGGTCACTGAGGATGCGGAGTGGGGAAGCTCCTCCACCCTCGCGGAAGCTGAGCAGCACTGGTACCACTCCTTCGAGAGGTCTGGCCCCGCCACCGATACCAGGTCCAGGCTCGCCTACTGCACCAGATGATAATGGGAGTCTGAAGAGCGCAAACGTGCCGGAGAAACATAGCTCGAACCCCCTCAAGCGACTTGGGACGGTATTAGGTCGACGGAAAAGCGCGCACCCTTACGGACGGACCGCATCTCCGGAACGAACCTCGTCGTCAAACTTGGGGTCGGCTTTCGGTGGTTTTGGCAAGGGCAAGTCCAAGGATCGCGAAAACCAAACCTCATCCCTGAGTTCCACCGCAGAACGCCCGACTTCACCTCTGAGACGCCTTTCCCAACGACCCAGTATTTCTCAGAGATCAGACTCCCCGAGCCTCACTCGCCAGCCCAGCACAGATGGCGGCCCAAATGGTACCATACCTGAGTCTTCTACCGAGACAGAGACTCCAAACCCTGTAAATGGAACCGCACCCGTGCAAGAATCAATACCTGAACTCAAAGAGTCCTTGTCTCCACCCCCGATTGTGGAGACGCAACCAGAACCCGAAAAGGATGCCGAGGGCTTTTCTGTACCACCATCTGCGATTGATGCTATTACAGAAGCGGAAAGAGAGGCAGGATA CGCAAATAGCGAGGGAGGTTCACAGCCTCAGTTCAAGCTTGACATTCGAAATGCACCTATCCAGGAAGAGGATGGTGATGCCGACGCGGCTACCGCCAACCTGGTCAACACTCTGCGCGCA CAAGCTGCACAGCCCAAGCGTTCGAGTACGTTGCGTGGTCGCCGCGATGTTCGTAACACGATATTCGTGCCAAACCCCGCAATGCCAGACCTCCAAAGTATTGGGGAAGTGCCTCCACTTCCAACCGATGAATCCGGCCTAGCCTCTGGTCCTGGATCCGCAACTTTCCCTACACCTGTACCTGCCCTGCCTCAGCAACCTGTCTCTCCCGCTTACAAGCCTCCACATCGATCATTATTGTCAGAAGACCATGCTACGTCAGACACACAATCGATCCGGTCGGGCCGATCGCTAAGTAGCTCCGCTAGCACTACGGTTAAGCATCCGGACCTGCATGAACCAGGGCTCAACGCGTCACTAGTGGAGACTGTCAGCGCTTGGTTCGAACAGGGCAACGTCACAAAAGCAATGGTTATCGGTCAAGTTGCGCTTGCATACAATCCTATCGACATCTCTGCCCCCTTTGGCACAGAAAGTATACGCCTGGAGAACTTTTCCGTTCTCGAAAAGGTAGCACCCAACCCGGCCTTCATTGAACAGTCGGCAGACAGCCCAGGTACCTACACTGTGGACCTGTCCAAGATTATGAAGACATCGGTCGCCTTCCATTACCAGCTGCACATTGAAGACAGCAACATAGGTTCCCTTCCACCCATCATCCTGGCACCAGCATGGAAGTCGGAACCCACACAAACCTCTGCCATCCTCCACTACTCACTCAACCCCCGATTCGAACTTGGTGGCGCAACAAGCATCACCATTCGCAACCTTGTTCTCGTCATCCGCCTGGAACCAGGATCAAAAGCATTATCCTGCCAGTCCAAGCCCACTGGCACCTTCTCCCGCGACAAGGGCCTCATCTACTGGCGCCTCGGCGACGTAACCCTCTTTAAAGACTCAGCTCCTCAGACCCTCCGCGCCCGCTTCGTAACTGACGGCCAGGCTAACCCCGGAAACACGGAAGCGCGGTGGGAGATTAGTGACGAGCAATCTCTGTCGCTGGGCAGTGGTCTCGGCGTGAGCATGAGCACGTCACTCACCGCCAAGAAAGATGAAGTAGAAGATGACCCCTTTGCTGACATTGACGAGACGGCACCGCCCACCCCGACTATTGGCTGGAAGCCTGTGGCTGCTGTGAAGAAGATATCCAGTGGGACGTATCTGGGTGTTTGA